The Streptomyces kanamyceticus DNA segment CCGGCGACCGTCGGCAAGGCGGTCCGCATGATCGCCGAGGAGAACCTCGCCGACCACATCGACCTGAACTTCGGCTGCCCCGTCCCCAAGGTCACCCGCAAGGGCGGCGGCTCCGCGCTCCCGTACAAGCGCCCCCTGCTGCGTGCGATCCTGCGCGAGGCGGTCGCGGGCGCCGGGGACCTCCCCGTCACCATGAAGATGCGCAAGGGCATCAACGACGAGCACATCACCTTCCTCGACGCGGGCCGGATCGCCGTCGAGGAGGGCGTCACGGCGATCGCCCTGCACGGCCGCACCGCCGCCCAGCACTACGGCGGCACGGCCGACTGGGACGCCATCGCCCGCCTCAAGGAGCACGTCCCCGAGATCCCGGTGCTCGGCAACGGCGACATCTGGTCGGCGGCGGACGCGATCCGCATGATGAACGAGACCGGCTGCGACGGCGTCGTCGTGGGCCGCGGCTGCCTGGGCCGCCCCTGGCTCTTCGGCGACCTGGTCGCCGCCTTCGAGGGCACGGGCGCACCCAAGGCCCCTGACCTGCGCGAGGTCTCGAAGGTCATGCTGCGCCACGCGACCCTCCTCGGCGAGTGGATCGGCGACGAGGCGCGCGGCGTCATCGACTTCCGCAAGCACGTGGCCTGGTACCTGAAGGGCTTCGCGGTCGGCTCCGAGATGCGCAAGCGCCTCGCGATCACGTCCTCGCTTGCCGAACTGGAGGACGGCCTCGGCGAGTTGGACCTCGACCAGCCCTGGCCGACCGGCGCGGACGGCCCGCGAGGCCGCACGTCGGGCAACAACCGCGTGGTCCTGCCGGACGGCTGGCTGAAGGATCCGTACGACTGCGCGGGCATCAGCGAGGACGCGGAACTGGACACGTCGGGCGGCTGAGGAGGGCCCCGTTAGGGGCGCGGGGAACTGCGCGCCCAGCCACATCCGACCCGCGCGAATGCGTATTCAGGCGGGAGCGCTACGCCAGCGTCACCGTCACAGGCAGTTCCTTGATCCCGTTCACGAAGTTGGACCGCACCCGCCGCACCTCACCGGTCAGGCGGATGTCCGCCAACCTGGGCAGCAGCTCCTCGAACATGATCCGCATCTCCAGGCGGGCAAGCGAGTTGCCCAGGCAGAAGTGCGGGCTGCCCTTGCCGAAGGTGACGTGGTCGATGTTCTCGCGGGTGACGTCGAAGCGGTACGGATCGGGGAAGACGTCCTCGTCGCGGTTGCCGGACGCGAACCACAGCACGACCTTGTCGCCTTCCCTGATGAGCTTGCCGCCGAGCTCCACATCGCGGGTCGCCGTGCGCCGGAAGTGGTAGACGGGCGAGGCCCAGCGCAGGCACTCCTCGACGGCGCCGGGGATCAGCGAGGGATCGGCGACGAGCTTGGCGCGCTCTTCGGGGTGCTCGATGAGGGCGAGCATGGAGTGCGAAATGGCGTGCCGTGTCGTCTCGTTGCCCGCGACGACGAGCAGCAGGAAGTAGTTGTCGAAGTCGGTGGGGGAGAGCGGGACGCCGTCCCTGGGGGAGCTGTTGACCAGCGTGGTGACCAGGTCGTCGCCACGGCCGCCGCGCCGAGCTGCGGCCAACTCCCTTCCGTACGCGAAGACTTCGAGCGAGGCGGGGGAGCGGAACGGCAGATCCCGGTAGCGCTCGCTCTCCGCGCTTTCGAGCAGTACGTCGGCGTAGTCCGGGTCGGTGTTGCCGATGATGCGGTTGCCCCAGTCGATCAGCTGCTGGGTGTCACCCTCCGGCACGTCGAGCATCCGCGCGAGCACGTTGATCGGGAAGTCGGCGGAGACCTCCCTGACGAAGTCGAAGGTGCCCTTGGGCAGCGCGGCGTCGAGGGTGCGGGCGGTGAGCCCGCGCAGGAAGTCCTCGTACGTCGCCACGGCCCGCGGCGTGAACCGCTTCTGCAGGATGAGCCGCATGGCCCGGTGCCGCATCCCGTCGGTCTCAAGGAGGGACCGCCGCAGCGCGATGTAGTCCTCGTCGACCTCTTCGAGATTGGTGAAGCGCTCCGAGGTGAAGGTGTCGGGGTCGCGGTCCACGCGCACGATGTCC contains these protein-coding regions:
- the dusB gene encoding tRNA dihydrouridine synthase DusB, whose translation is MPSQPLSIGPHTVRPPVVLAPMAGITNAPFRTLCREFSGGKGLFVSEMITTRALVERNEKTMQLIHFDETEKPRSIQLYGVDPATVGKAVRMIAEENLADHIDLNFGCPVPKVTRKGGGSALPYKRPLLRAILREAVAGAGDLPVTMKMRKGINDEHITFLDAGRIAVEEGVTAIALHGRTAAQHYGGTADWDAIARLKEHVPEIPVLGNGDIWSAADAIRMMNETGCDGVVVGRGCLGRPWLFGDLVAAFEGTGAPKAPDLREVSKVMLRHATLLGEWIGDEARGVIDFRKHVAWYLKGFAVGSEMRKRLAITSSLAELEDGLGELDLDQPWPTGADGPRGRTSGNNRVVLPDGWLKDPYDCAGISEDAELDTSGG
- a CDS encoding cytochrome P450, translating into MRTAKGPAPLAIGDVDLADNDRFTDGALPWRMFDVLRREDPVHWQPEPAPNSGFWAVTRHADIVRVDRDPDTFTSERFTNLEEVDEDYIALRRSLLETDGMRHRAMRLILQKRFTPRAVATYEDFLRGLTARTLDAALPKGTFDFVREVSADFPINVLARMLDVPEGDTQQLIDWGNRIIGNTDPDYADVLLESAESERYRDLPFRSPASLEVFAYGRELAAARRGGRGDDLVTTLVNSSPRDGVPLSPTDFDNYFLLLVVAGNETTRHAISHSMLALIEHPEERAKLVADPSLIPGAVEECLRWASPVYHFRRTATRDVELGGKLIREGDKVVLWFASGNRDEDVFPDPYRFDVTRENIDHVTFGKGSPHFCLGNSLARLEMRIMFEELLPRLADIRLTGEVRRVRSNFVNGIKELPVTVTLA